A window of Aquipuribacter sp. SD81 contains these coding sequences:
- the arr gene encoding NAD(+)--rifampin ADP-ribosyltransferase: MRRPVTFADHDHVGGPFFHGTAAVLPPGSELAAGFVSNFQAGRVLHHVYFASVLETAVWGAELASALTGAGNPGHVYEVEPLGPFEDDPNVTDQRFPGNPTGSYRSRDPLRVLREVPDWPAHPPEVLQRMLDSLARLRAEGRDVILD, translated from the coding sequence GTGCGGCGTCCCGTCACCTTCGCCGACCACGACCACGTGGGCGGACCGTTCTTCCACGGCACGGCCGCCGTGCTCCCGCCCGGCAGCGAGCTCGCGGCCGGGTTCGTGTCGAACTTCCAGGCCGGCCGGGTGCTGCACCACGTGTACTTCGCGTCGGTGCTGGAGACCGCGGTGTGGGGCGCGGAGCTCGCGAGCGCGCTCACCGGGGCGGGGAACCCCGGCCACGTGTACGAGGTCGAGCCGCTCGGTCCGTTCGAGGACGACCCGAACGTCACCGACCAGCGGTTCCCGGGGAACCCGACCGGGTCCTACCGCAGCCGCGACCCGCTGCGGGTGCTCCGGGAGGTGCCCGACTGGCCGGCGCACCCGCCCGAGGTGCTGCAGCGGATGCTCGACTCCCTCGCGCGGCTGCGCGCCGAGGGCCGCGACGTGATCCTCGACTGA
- a CDS encoding gamma-glutamylcyclotransferase, giving the protein MLYAAYAGNLDPDRMAERAPRSPARGSGWLAGWRLTFGGEEHGWDGSLPTVVPCPERPDSAVYVLLYEVAREDEHLLDEWEGASTGLFRRLTVRVDTLDGSVPAFLYVLDAYEGGLPSAMTLGVVADAAEAGGAPADYVAELRSRPCRSLG; this is encoded by the coding sequence ATGCTCTACGCCGCCTACGCGGGGAACCTCGACCCGGACCGGATGGCCGAGCGCGCCCCGCGCTCGCCCGCCCGCGGGTCGGGCTGGCTCGCCGGGTGGCGGCTGACGTTCGGCGGGGAGGAGCACGGCTGGGACGGCTCGCTCCCCACGGTCGTGCCGTGCCCGGAGCGTCCGGACAGCGCCGTCTACGTGCTCCTCTACGAGGTCGCGCGCGAGGACGAGCACCTGCTCGACGAGTGGGAGGGCGCCTCGACGGGCCTGTTCCGTCGCCTGACCGTGCGCGTCGACACCCTCGACGGCAGCGTGCCCGCGTTCCTCTACGTGCTCGACGCCTACGAGGGCGGCCTGCCGTCGGCGATGACGCTCGGCGTGGTGGCCGACGCCGCGGAGGCGGGCGGCGCGCCCGCGGACTACGTCGCGGAGCTGCGCTCGAGGCCCTGCCGCTCGCTCGGCTGA
- a CDS encoding DUF418 domain-containing protein, with product MVAAVPEPRRVRALDVARGVGLLGAAVGTATLWLDARRLGPGYRPAERGDVDRLTDLVTALLVDNRVLPLFAVVLGAALALRVQRDGARATPVVLRRAAVLLGLGLLHATLVLEADVLGVLAVLLVLGLPLVRARRRWWVVACVAVLPALVLHGAADGVGGSAGFPDPPADYVLSVVDRTGTWLLGLVLLPLAQAGPLVGVVAGVALVRGGWLQRPEAHRRGLVGLAVVGLAVGLAGAVPYARVVAGPGAPDLATSALAGVASSVSGPAGAVGLVALLALLVPRAPRELRAGRGPGALEALERLGRHSLAAYLATSAVLAVVLAPWALGAGARWGTTATALLAAGTWGLSLVVVLLVRSAPWAAGGRGTGPAQPSERQGLERSSAT from the coding sequence GTGGTCGCCGCCGTGCCCGAGCCGCGCCGCGTCCGGGCGCTCGACGTCGCCCGCGGCGTGGGGCTGCTCGGCGCGGCCGTCGGCACCGCGACGCTCTGGCTCGACGCGCGCCGGCTCGGCCCCGGCTACCGCCCGGCGGAGCGGGGCGACGTCGACCGCCTCACCGACCTCGTGACGGCCCTGCTCGTCGACAACCGGGTGCTGCCGCTGTTCGCGGTCGTGCTCGGGGCCGCGCTCGCGCTCCGGGTGCAGCGGGACGGGGCCCGCGCGACGCCCGTCGTGCTGCGCCGCGCCGCGGTCCTGCTCGGTCTCGGCCTGCTCCACGCCACGCTCGTGCTCGAGGCCGACGTGCTGGGGGTGCTCGCGGTCCTCCTCGTGCTCGGGCTGCCGCTGGTCCGGGCCCGACGCCGGTGGTGGGTGGTCGCGTGCGTCGCCGTGCTGCCCGCGCTCGTGCTGCACGGGGCCGCCGACGGCGTCGGCGGCAGCGCCGGCTTCCCCGACCCGCCCGCCGACTACGTGCTGTCGGTCGTGGACCGGACGGGCACGTGGCTGCTCGGGCTCGTGCTGCTGCCGCTCGCCCAGGCCGGCCCGCTCGTCGGCGTGGTCGCCGGCGTCGCGCTCGTGCGCGGCGGGTGGCTGCAGCGTCCCGAGGCGCACCGACGCGGGCTCGTCGGGCTCGCGGTGGTCGGGCTCGCGGTCGGGCTCGCGGGCGCCGTGCCGTACGCGCGCGTGGTCGCGGGGCCGGGCGCACCGGACCTCGCCACGAGCGCGCTGGCCGGGGTCGCGTCGTCGGTGAGCGGGCCGGCCGGCGCCGTCGGGCTCGTCGCGCTGCTCGCGCTGCTCGTGCCGCGGGCGCCCCGGGAGCTCCGCGCGGGTCGGGGGCCTGGCGCGCTCGAGGCGCTCGAGCGGCTCGGCCGCCACAGCCTCGCCGCCTACCTCGCGACGTCCGCCGTGCTCGCGGTCGTGCTCGCGCCGTGGGCGCTGGGGGCGGGGGCCCGCTGGGGCACCACGGCCACGGCCCTGCTCGCCGCCGGCACGTGGGGGCTGTCGCTGGTCGTCGTGCTGCTCGTCCGGTCGGCCCCGTGGGCCGCCGGCGGGCGCGGCACGGGGCCGGCTCAGCCGAGCGAGCGGCAGGGCCTCGAGCGCAGCTCCGCGACGTAG
- a CDS encoding carbohydrate ABC transporter permease, whose translation MRVEQKGEAGGGPPGPSSQRTRQAVEQARAQASDRVKAERRLGWMLAGPAFLVMLSVTLYPILQATYDSLFDYRLTDPDNRAFIGLRNYGVILTDPVWWRAFGVTSLITVITVVVELVLGFALAMVMHKVLTNLRGVVRAAILIPYAIITVVSAFAWQFAFANDTGFVNTWFRLGQLDWFGDFWTALAVICASEIWKTTPFISLLLLAGLAQVPEDMQEAAKVDGATWWERFRRVTAPSMKASIMVAVLFRALDAFRVFDNIFIMTNGAQGTESLSILAYRQTISRVEIGLGSAVSVLLFLSVVLIAVGFVKAFKVDLAAGRDG comes from the coding sequence CTGCGCGTCGAGCAGAAGGGCGAGGCGGGCGGCGGTCCACCGGGACCGTCGTCGCAGCGGACCAGACAGGCGGTCGAGCAGGCCCGGGCGCAGGCCAGCGACCGGGTCAAGGCCGAGCGGCGCCTGGGCTGGATGCTCGCGGGGCCGGCGTTCCTCGTCATGCTGTCGGTGACGCTGTACCCGATCCTGCAGGCGACCTACGACTCGCTCTTCGACTACCGGCTCACCGACCCGGACAACCGGGCGTTCATCGGGCTGCGCAACTACGGCGTCATCCTCACCGACCCCGTCTGGTGGCGGGCCTTCGGCGTGACGTCGCTCATCACGGTCATCACCGTGGTGGTGGAGCTCGTGCTCGGCTTCGCGCTCGCGATGGTCATGCACAAGGTGCTGACGAACCTGCGCGGCGTCGTCCGCGCGGCCATCCTCATCCCCTACGCGATCATCACGGTCGTCTCCGCGTTCGCGTGGCAGTTCGCCTTCGCCAACGACACCGGGTTCGTCAACACGTGGTTCCGGCTCGGCCAGCTCGACTGGTTCGGCGACTTCTGGACGGCGCTCGCCGTGATCTGCGCGAGCGAGATCTGGAAGACCACGCCGTTCATCTCCCTGCTCCTCCTCGCGGGCCTCGCCCAGGTACCCGAGGACATGCAGGAGGCGGCCAAGGTCGACGGCGCGACGTGGTGGGAGAGGTTCCGCCGCGTGACGGCGCCGAGCATGAAGGCGTCGATCATGGTCGCGGTCCTGTTCCGCGCCCTCGACGCGTTCCGCGTCTTCGACAACATCTTCATCATGACGAACGGGGCCCAGGGCACCGAGTCGCTGTCGATCCTGGCCTACCGGCAGACCATCAGCCGGGTCGAGATCGGCCTCGGCTCCGCGGTTTCGGTCCTGCTGTTCCTGTCCGTCGTGCTCATCGCCGTCGGCTTCGTCAAGGCCTTCAAGGTCGACCTGGCGGCAGGGAGGGACGGCTGA
- a CDS encoding extracellular solute-binding protein, with protein MLPLALVAACGGGDAGGSTALTWYTIPDNGGQAQVAAACSEASEGAYRIETASLPSDADAQREQLIRRLAAEDSSIDIMSLDPPFVPEFSEAGFIADLPDDLAETLTEDVFDAAVESATWKDELVAAPMWTNTQLLWYRESVAEEAGLDPDAGPVTWDQVIAAAEETGTTISVQANRYEGYTVWINALIEGAGGQVLENPEAEPEDLELGLDGEAAAEAAAVIRQAVDAGVVGPSVSTSTEEESLALFQREQSGFMVNWPYVYEAFSGAVESGALDQEFLDDLGWTVYPQTVEGEESAPPFGGGAVGVGAFSENGDLALEALQCLVSPESQKLLWQVNGVPAATRSVYDDEEIQEQYPAADAIRESMEQARPRPLTPYYGEVSQSLQRVFHPPGEIDPERTPQEAAELIQGVLAKEDLL; from the coding sequence GTGCTCCCGCTCGCACTCGTGGCCGCGTGCGGCGGCGGGGACGCCGGCGGGTCCACCGCGCTCACGTGGTACACGATCCCCGACAACGGCGGCCAGGCGCAGGTCGCCGCCGCCTGCAGCGAGGCCAGCGAGGGCGCCTACCGCATCGAGACGGCGAGCCTGCCGAGCGACGCGGACGCCCAGCGCGAGCAGCTGATCCGCCGGCTCGCGGCCGAGGACTCCTCCATCGACATCATGAGCCTCGACCCGCCGTTCGTCCCCGAGTTCTCCGAGGCGGGCTTCATCGCCGACCTGCCCGACGACCTCGCCGAGACCCTCACCGAGGACGTCTTCGACGCGGCGGTCGAGAGCGCGACGTGGAAGGACGAGCTCGTCGCCGCGCCGATGTGGACCAACACCCAGCTGCTCTGGTACCGCGAGTCGGTCGCCGAGGAGGCCGGCCTCGACCCGGACGCCGGGCCCGTCACGTGGGACCAGGTCATCGCCGCCGCGGAGGAGACCGGCACGACGATCTCGGTCCAGGCGAACCGCTACGAGGGGTACACGGTCTGGATCAACGCCCTCATCGAGGGCGCGGGCGGGCAGGTGCTGGAGAACCCGGAGGCGGAGCCGGAGGACCTGGAGCTCGGCCTCGACGGCGAGGCGGCCGCCGAGGCCGCCGCCGTCATCCGGCAGGCGGTCGACGCCGGTGTCGTCGGCCCGAGCGTGTCGACGTCGACGGAGGAGGAGTCGCTCGCCCTGTTCCAGCGGGAGCAGAGCGGCTTCATGGTCAACTGGCCGTACGTCTACGAGGCCTTCTCGGGCGCCGTCGAGAGCGGCGCGCTGGACCAGGAGTTCCTCGACGACCTGGGCTGGACGGTCTACCCGCAGACGGTCGAGGGCGAGGAGTCCGCGCCGCCCTTCGGCGGCGGGGCGGTCGGGGTCGGCGCCTTCAGCGAGAACGGCGACCTCGCGCTCGAGGCGCTGCAGTGCCTCGTGAGCCCCGAGAGCCAGAAGCTGCTGTGGCAGGTCAACGGCGTACCCGCGGCGACCCGCTCGGTCTACGACGACGAGGAGATCCAGGAGCAGTACCCGGCCGCCGACGCGATCCGGGAGTCCATGGAGCAGGCGCGGCCCCGCCCGCTCACCCCCTACTACGGCGAGGTGTCGCAGTCGCTGCAGCGGGTCTTCCACCCGCCGGGCGAGATCGACCCCGAGCGGACGCCCCAGGAGGCGGCCGAGCTCATCCAGGGCGTGCTGGCGAAGGAGGACCTGCTGTGA
- a CDS encoding acetyl/propionyl/methylcrotonyl-CoA carboxylase subunit alpha yields MSTTQSSEAAARPFTTVLIANRGEIAVRVARACADHGLRSVAVYAEPDADAVHVRAADEAFALGGSTPAESYLDIAKLLDVAARAGADAVHPGYGFLSENADFAQAVTDAGLVWIGPPPQAIRDLGDKVSARHIAARAGAPLVAGTPDPVADADEVVAFAREHGLPIAIKAAFGGGGRGLKVARTIEEVPELFDSATREAVGAFGRGECFVERYLDRPRHVETQCLADTHGGVVVVSTRDCSLQRRHQKLVEEAPAPFLTDEQVEQLYASSKAILREAGYVGAGTCEFLVGQDGTISFLEVNTRLQVEHCVSEEVTGLDLVREQLRIAMGEPLGYDDPEVRGHSIEFRVNGEDAGRGFLPQPGPVRVWQPPSGPGVRLDSGVEAGSVVGGGFDSMLAKLVVTGATRQQALERSRRALAEFVVEGLPTVLPFHRTVVSDPAFAPDDADEAFTVHTRWIETEFDNTIPAWTPDAAESGQPEPAERTRVVVEVDGRRVEVVLPASLAAPTAPAAGAGLARAPRRSGRRAAGGAAASGNALTSPMQATVVKVVVSDGDEVAEGDLVAVLEAMKMEQPLNAHRAGTVTGLAVEVGGTVTAGAVVCEIE; encoded by the coding sequence ATGTCGACGACGCAGTCCTCCGAAGCAGCGGCCCGTCCCTTCACGACGGTCCTCATCGCCAACCGCGGCGAGATCGCGGTCCGGGTCGCGCGGGCCTGCGCCGACCACGGGCTCCGCTCCGTCGCGGTGTACGCCGAGCCCGACGCCGACGCCGTCCACGTGCGCGCCGCCGACGAGGCGTTCGCGCTCGGCGGGTCGACCCCCGCGGAGTCCTACCTCGACATCGCCAAGCTGCTCGACGTCGCGGCGCGGGCCGGTGCCGACGCCGTCCACCCCGGCTACGGGTTCCTGTCGGAGAACGCCGACTTCGCCCAGGCTGTCACCGACGCCGGCCTGGTGTGGATCGGGCCTCCGCCGCAGGCCATCCGCGACCTCGGCGACAAGGTGTCGGCCCGCCACATCGCCGCCCGCGCGGGCGCCCCGCTCGTCGCGGGCACGCCGGACCCGGTCGCCGACGCCGACGAGGTCGTCGCCTTCGCGCGCGAGCACGGCCTGCCCATCGCCATCAAGGCCGCCTTCGGCGGCGGCGGGCGCGGGCTCAAGGTCGCCCGGACCATCGAGGAGGTGCCGGAGCTCTTCGACTCCGCCACCCGCGAGGCCGTCGGCGCCTTCGGGCGCGGCGAGTGCTTCGTCGAGCGCTACCTCGACCGGCCGCGCCACGTGGAGACGCAGTGCCTCGCCGACACCCACGGCGGCGTCGTCGTCGTGTCGACGCGCGACTGCTCGCTGCAGCGCCGGCACCAGAAGCTCGTCGAGGAGGCGCCGGCGCCGTTCCTCACCGACGAGCAGGTCGAGCAGCTGTACGCCTCGAGCAAGGCGATCCTGCGCGAGGCCGGCTACGTCGGCGCGGGCACGTGCGAGTTCCTCGTCGGCCAGGACGGGACCATCAGCTTCCTCGAGGTCAACACCCGCCTGCAGGTCGAGCACTGCGTGTCCGAGGAGGTGACCGGGCTCGACCTGGTCCGGGAGCAGCTCCGCATCGCCATGGGTGAGCCGCTCGGCTACGACGACCCCGAGGTCCGCGGGCACTCGATCGAGTTCCGCGTCAACGGCGAGGACGCCGGCCGCGGCTTCCTGCCGCAGCCCGGACCGGTCCGCGTGTGGCAGCCGCCGAGCGGCCCCGGCGTGCGGCTGGACTCAGGCGTCGAGGCGGGCTCCGTGGTGGGCGGCGGCTTCGACTCCATGCTCGCCAAGCTCGTCGTCACCGGCGCGACCCGCCAGCAGGCGCTCGAGCGCTCGCGGCGCGCGCTCGCGGAGTTCGTCGTCGAGGGCCTGCCGACCGTGCTCCCGTTCCACCGCACCGTCGTCTCCGACCCCGCCTTCGCCCCCGACGACGCCGACGAGGCGTTCACCGTGCACACGCGCTGGATCGAGACCGAGTTCGACAACACGATCCCCGCGTGGACGCCTGACGCCGCCGAGTCCGGGCAGCCGGAGCCCGCGGAGCGGACCCGCGTCGTCGTCGAGGTCGACGGCCGGCGCGTCGAGGTCGTGCTGCCCGCGTCGCTGGCCGCTCCCACCGCCCCCGCGGCGGGCGCGGGCCTCGCCCGCGCCCCCCGGCGCAGCGGCCGCAGGGCCGCGGGCGGCGCCGCCGCGTCGGGCAACGCGCTCACGAGCCCGATGCAGGCGACCGTCGTCAAGGTCGTCGTCTCCGACGGCGACGAGGTCGCCGAGGGCGACCTCGTCGCGGTGCTGGAGGCCATGAAGATGGAGCAGCCGCTCAACGCCCACCGCGCGGGGACCGTCACGGGCCTCGCGGTCGAGGTCGGCGGCACCGTGACGGCGGGCGCCGTCGTCTGCGAGATCGAGTAG
- a CDS encoding NAD(P)H-quinone dehydrogenase has product MSEVPTRPQQRVVVVGGGPGGYEAALVAAQLGADVTVVDEDGLGGAAVLTDCVPSKTLIATSEVMTQVDGSSRLGVRYPDALERGETVGVDIGVVNARVKRLAAAQSTDIRTALEGVGVRVVVGRGRLGPGEVAVDGPDGAHRLPADAVLVSTGATPRRLESSMPDGERILDWRQLYDLDVLPERLVVVGSGVTGAEFASAYLALGSQVTLVSSRDRVLPGEDADAATVLEDAFRRRGMRVLSRSRAETVRREGDGVVVTLTDGSRVEGSHCLMAVGSIPNTAGLGLEEAGVQLSPSGHVATDRVSRTSVPGVYAAGDCTGVLALASVAAMQGRIAMRHLLGDAVRPLSLKTVASNIFTAPEIATVGWTQAQLDSGEAQGDGVMLPLATNPRAKMQGVDEGFVKLFARTGSGTVIGGVVVGPRASELIFPITLAVEHRLTVDDMARAFTVYPSLSGSIAEAARRLHPAPLL; this is encoded by the coding sequence GTGAGCGAGGTTCCCACCCGGCCCCAGCAGCGCGTCGTCGTCGTCGGCGGCGGCCCCGGCGGCTACGAGGCCGCCCTCGTCGCCGCCCAGCTCGGCGCCGACGTCACCGTCGTCGACGAGGACGGGCTCGGCGGCGCCGCCGTCCTCACCGACTGCGTGCCGAGCAAGACCCTCATCGCCACGAGCGAGGTCATGACGCAGGTCGACGGCTCCTCCCGCCTCGGCGTGCGCTACCCGGACGCCCTCGAGCGCGGGGAGACGGTCGGCGTCGACATCGGCGTGGTCAACGCCCGCGTCAAGCGCCTGGCCGCCGCGCAGTCCACCGACATCCGCACCGCCCTGGAGGGGGTCGGCGTCCGCGTCGTCGTCGGCCGCGGCCGGCTCGGGCCGGGGGAGGTCGCCGTGGACGGGCCGGACGGGGCCCACCGGCTGCCCGCGGACGCGGTGCTCGTGTCGACCGGCGCCACGCCGCGCCGCCTGGAGTCGTCGATGCCGGACGGGGAGCGCATCCTCGACTGGCGCCAGCTGTACGACCTCGACGTGCTCCCCGAGAGGCTCGTCGTCGTGGGGTCCGGCGTGACGGGCGCGGAGTTCGCCTCCGCCTACCTCGCGCTCGGCAGCCAGGTGACCCTCGTCTCCAGCCGCGACCGCGTCCTGCCGGGGGAGGACGCCGACGCCGCGACGGTGCTGGAGGACGCGTTCCGTCGCCGCGGCATGCGGGTGCTGTCGCGCTCGCGCGCGGAGACCGTCCGGCGGGAGGGCGACGGGGTGGTCGTCACCCTCACCGACGGCAGCCGCGTCGAGGGCAGCCACTGCCTCATGGCCGTCGGCTCGATCCCCAACACGGCGGGCCTCGGGCTGGAGGAGGCCGGCGTCCAGCTGAGCCCCAGCGGCCACGTCGCCACCGACCGGGTGTCGCGCACGAGCGTGCCCGGGGTGTACGCGGCGGGGGACTGCACGGGGGTGCTCGCCCTCGCCAGCGTCGCGGCCATGCAGGGCCGCATCGCCATGCGGCACCTGCTCGGCGACGCCGTCCGTCCGCTCTCGCTCAAGACCGTCGCCAGCAACATCTTCACCGCGCCGGAGATCGCGACCGTCGGCTGGACGCAGGCCCAGCTCGACAGCGGCGAGGCCCAGGGGGACGGCGTCATGCTCCCGCTCGCTACCAACCCGCGCGCCAAGATGCAGGGCGTCGACGAGGGCTTCGTCAAGCTCTTCGCACGGACCGGCTCCGGCACCGTCATCGGCGGCGTCGTCGTGGGGCCACGGGCCAGCGAGCTCATCTTCCCCATCACGCTCGCCGTCGAGCACCGGCTCACGGTCGACGACATGGCCCGCGCCTTCACGGTGTACCCGAGCCTGTCCGGCTCGATCGCGGAGGCCGCGCGCCGGCTGCACCCCGCGCCGCTGCTGTGA
- a CDS encoding purine-nucleoside phosphorylase gives MTHDDATAAPSSASPPGNVAGAPGTDAPGWQRAAADAAAAVRAAAGLDAGTALDTAVVLGSGWGQAADLLGEVVADVAAGDVPGFRASAVAGHHGRLRVVRTGSGRLVLLVAARTHLYEGHGTDAVAHGVRTAAALGVRHVVLTNGCGSLVADWTPGTAVLLRDHLNLTGATPLRGATFVDLTDAYSPRLRALAHEVDPDLPEGVYAQLHGPQYETPAEVAMVGVLGGQLVGMSTALETVAARALGLEVLGLSLVTNLAAGTTGEALDHSEVLQAGREAAERCGRLLAAVVDRVAAA, from the coding sequence GTGACGCACGACGACGCGACCGCCGCCCCCTCCTCCGCCTCCCCGCCCGGGAACGTCGCCGGTGCGCCCGGGACCGACGCGCCCGGGTGGCAGCGAGCGGCCGCGGACGCCGCGGCGGCGGTACGCGCCGCGGCGGGCCTGGACGCCGGCACCGCGCTCGACACCGCGGTCGTCCTCGGTTCCGGCTGGGGTCAGGCGGCGGACCTGCTCGGCGAGGTCGTCGCCGACGTCGCCGCCGGCGACGTGCCGGGCTTCCGCGCCTCCGCCGTCGCAGGGCACCACGGCCGGCTGCGTGTGGTGCGGACCGGCTCGGGCCGCCTCGTGCTGCTCGTCGCCGCGCGCACCCACCTGTACGAGGGCCACGGCACCGACGCCGTCGCCCACGGCGTCCGCACGGCCGCGGCCCTGGGGGTGCGCCACGTGGTCCTCACCAACGGCTGCGGCTCGCTCGTGGCGGACTGGACGCCGGGCACCGCCGTGCTGCTGCGGGACCACCTCAACCTCACGGGCGCCACCCCCCTGCGCGGCGCGACCTTCGTCGACCTCACCGACGCGTACTCCCCGCGGCTGCGCGCGCTCGCGCACGAGGTCGACCCGGACCTGCCCGAGGGCGTGTACGCCCAACTGCACGGACCGCAGTACGAGACCCCCGCCGAGGTGGCGATGGTCGGCGTGCTCGGTGGGCAGCTGGTCGGCATGTCGACGGCGCTGGAGACCGTCGCGGCCCGCGCGCTCGGCCTGGAGGTGCTCGGCCTGTCGCTGGTCACCAACCTGGCCGCCGGCACCACGGGTGAGGCCCTCGACCACTCCGAGGTCCTGCAGGCCGGCCGGGAGGCCGCCGAGCGCTGCGGGCGGCTGCTCGCGGCGGTCGTCGACCGGGTCGCCGCGGCGTGA